Proteins from a single region of bacterium:
- a CDS encoding flagellar hook-basal body complex protein — MMRSLYSAISGLQAHQTLVDVTSHNIANVNTHGYKSERVTFAEQLSQTLFGGSRPTSDIGGINPRQIGLGTRVSSIDTVLTQGSLEQTGNTLDMALSGDGFFVVSDGAKDYYTRAGAFSLDGDGYMTMQGQPYRLRGKMADADGNISGASASDILQLPLSLKLAAKATSEITFASNLDADATTSAATLGGAGTTGINQVSGTAADGSGGVHTIIVTGANATRDMMSSLPVGSLSTRLGDVGGASNVTGVNFSVAVDGGAAQAITGLSVNSTIGDLIN; from the coding sequence ATGATGCGGAGCCTTTATTCCGCAATCAGCGGACTGCAGGCCCACCAAACGTTGGTGGACGTTACTTCGCATAACATCGCGAACGTGAATACGCACGGTTATAAATCCGAGCGCGTTACTTTCGCAGAACAACTTTCGCAAACGCTCTTTGGCGGTTCCCGACCAACATCCGATATCGGAGGCATTAATCCCCGTCAAATCGGATTAGGCACCCGGGTTAGTTCCATTGATACCGTGCTCACGCAAGGCAGTTTGGAACAAACCGGTAATACGCTCGATATGGCGCTCTCCGGCGATGGATTCTTTGTCGTCAGCGATGGTGCAAAAGATTACTATACCCGTGCCGGCGCGTTCTCACTCGATGGCGACGGCTACATGACCATGCAGGGGCAACCGTACCGATTGCGTGGTAAGATGGCGGATGCCGATGGCAACATCTCTGGTGCCAGCGCATCGGATATTTTACAGCTTCCGTTATCGCTCAAGCTTGCCGCGAAAGCAACCAGCGAAATCACGTTTGCCTCAAATCTCGACGCCGACGCGACAACATCCGCTGCAACATTGGGTGGAGCCGGAACGACTGGTATCAATCAGGTAAGCGGTACTGCAGCCGACGGCAGCGGCGGCGTTCATACGATTATCGTTACCGGAGCGAATGCAACCCGTGATATGATGAGTTCACTGCCGGTTGGTTCACTTTCTACGCGGTTGGGGGATGTCGGTGGGGCAAGCAACGTTACCGGAGTGAATTTCTCGGTAGCGGTGGATGGCGGCGCAGCACAAGCGATTACCGGATTGTCGGTGAATTCAACCATCGGTGATTTAATCAATG
- a CDS encoding flagellar protein has translation MTGINGIDPIRKINPYPPIQPVDVVNSGRVRGPNEIATPSSLPTKPVDTGTTPFADVLKQTQSRNENPVEFSRHAIDRISQRSLPFGRNEIQRLGEGIERAATKGSKTSAVVIDDMAMVVAVNNRTVITAMPVEQLKNGVLTNIDSMLFA, from the coding sequence ATGACCGGTATCAACGGCATTGATCCAATTCGCAAGATTAATCCCTATCCACCGATTCAACCAGTCGATGTTGTGAATAGCGGTCGAGTTCGCGGTCCCAACGAAATCGCAACCCCATCATCGCTTCCAACCAAACCGGTTGATACAGGCACTACACCGTTTGCTGACGTCCTAAAGCAAACGCAATCGCGTAACGAAAATCCAGTTGAGTTCTCCCGGCATGCCATTGACCGAATATCGCAACGGTCGCTGCCATTCGGAAGAAATGAGATTCAACGGTTGGGTGAAGGAATCGAACGCGCCGCCACGAAAGGTTCCAAAACCAGCGCCGTTGTCATCGACGATATGGCGATGGTGGTTGCTGTCAACAACCGCACCGTGATAACCGCGATGCCGGTCGAACAGTTAAAGAATGGCGTCTTGACGAACATCGATTCGATGCTCTTTGCTTAA